A stretch of the Capsicum annuum cultivar UCD-10X-F1 chromosome 10, UCD10Xv1.1, whole genome shotgun sequence genome encodes the following:
- the LOC107844122 gene encoding uncharacterized protein LOC107844122, producing MALLGTQRRLVSANLILNSISQPKHRFIAWLATKERLLTKSGLIKLNIQVDDATCCLCTSSVIETAKHLFAECCWFKTIRQALLDWLGIHLLQGNVQQVFDSIQRQHWKCFQKNIVAAVWGALIYHTWRARNRRIFQGQSAHTERVITQIKQELFE from the exons ATGGCTCTGCTGGGAACTCAAAGGAGATTGGTGTCTGCTAACTTAATTTTGAACTCAATATCTCAACCAAAGCATAGGTTTATTGCATGGTTAGCAACTAAAGAGAGATTACTTactaaaagtggactaatcaAGCTCAACATTCAAGTAGACGATGCGACATGCTGTTTATGTACTTCATCAGTGATTGAAACTGCCAAACACTTGTTTGCTGAGTGCTGCTGGTTCAAAACTATTAGGCAAGCATTGTTGGATTGGCTTGGAATTCATCTGCTGCAAGGGAATGTGCAACAAGTCTTTGATAGTATTCAAAGGCAACATTGGAAATGCTTTCAGAAGAATATTGTAGCAGCAGTATGGGGGGCATTGATTTACCACACATGGAGAGCTCGTAACAGAAGGATTTTTCAAGGACAAAGTGCACATACGGAGAGGGTCATCACTCAGATAAAGCAAGAACTTTTT GAATAA